In the genome of Flavobacterium panacagri, one region contains:
- a CDS encoding single-stranded DNA-binding protein — MNGTLNKVMLIGHLGDDVKMHYFDGGNCIGRFQLATNEVYINKTTNEKITSTEWHNLVVRNKAAEICEKYLSKGDKIYVEGRIKSRQWQAEDGTTKYTTEIQVTEFTFLTTKKETAHTRQNQEAESTKNTNFDAANEGLPINDLPF; from the coding sequence ATGAACGGAACATTAAATAAAGTGATGCTTATTGGCCATTTGGGCGATGATGTGAAGATGCATTATTTTGATGGAGGGAACTGCATCGGACGTTTTCAGCTGGCAACCAATGAGGTGTATATCAATAAAACGACCAATGAAAAAATAACTTCTACAGAATGGCATAATTTGGTTGTTCGAAACAAAGCAGCGGAAATCTGCGAAAAATATCTCTCAAAAGGAGATAAGATCTATGTCGAAGGTAGAATTAAATCTCGCCAATGGCAGGCGGAAGATGGGACTACCAAATATACGACAGAAATTCAAGTTACCGAGTTTACTTTTCTGACTACCAAAAAAGAAACTGCACATACCAGACAAAATCAAGAGGCAGAATCAACAAAAAATACTAACTTTGATGCTGCAAATGAAGGGCTTCCAATTAATGACCTGCCTTTCTAA
- a CDS encoding gliding motility-associated protein GldE, translating into MDPEPSLLFTTNLDTNLIIGFVGIFILLFLSAIVSGAEVALFSLSQQDIDDTLSDNQAKGKIISNLLDKPKKLLATLLVANNFFNIGVVILFAYIGQNIFEDVSSVALKFTLEVILVTFLILLFGEVLPKVYASRNSKNFAKRVAYPLAFLDKVLSPISLPMRAVTLYLHHKLGKQKSNFSVNQLSQALELTDSEGTSTEEQKILEGIVSFGNTDTKQVMSPRIDIFALEISETFAEIYPKIIETGFSRIPVYRDNIDQIEGVLFVKDLLPHIDKEEFDWASLIREAFFVPENKKLDNLLKDFQSLKSHLAIVVDEYGGTSGLVSLEDVIEEIVGDISDEFDDENLNFSQIDDNNFLFEGKINLKDFYRIVDVDEDVFESHKGEAETLAGFILEILGNFPKKDQKVPFENCVFTVETVDKKRVKQIKVTINKNA; encoded by the coding sequence TTGGACCCGGAGCCCAGTTTATTATTTACTACAAATTTAGACACTAATTTAATTATTGGCTTTGTCGGAATATTTATTTTATTATTTCTCTCAGCCATAGTTTCAGGAGCCGAAGTTGCTCTTTTTTCTTTGTCACAGCAAGATATTGATGATACTCTAAGTGATAATCAGGCAAAAGGTAAAATTATATCCAATCTATTAGATAAACCTAAAAAACTGCTGGCAACACTACTTGTAGCAAATAATTTTTTCAATATAGGTGTAGTGATTCTGTTTGCTTACATCGGGCAGAATATTTTCGAGGATGTTAGTTCAGTTGCGCTTAAATTTACTCTGGAAGTTATTCTGGTGACTTTCTTGATTTTATTATTTGGAGAGGTGCTTCCAAAGGTTTATGCAAGCAGAAATAGCAAGAACTTCGCAAAACGAGTTGCCTATCCTTTAGCTTTTCTAGATAAAGTGCTTTCTCCGATAAGTTTGCCAATGCGAGCAGTTACTTTATATTTGCATCATAAATTAGGCAAGCAAAAAAGTAATTTCTCTGTTAATCAACTTTCTCAGGCTTTGGAGCTTACAGATTCTGAAGGAACTTCAACAGAAGAACAGAAAATCTTGGAAGGGATTGTTTCTTTCGGAAATACGGATACAAAGCAGGTAATGAGTCCAAGAATTGATATTTTTGCATTGGAAATATCGGAAACATTCGCAGAAATTTATCCAAAAATAATAGAAACAGGTTTTTCAAGAATTCCAGTTTATCGCGATAATATTGATCAGATCGAAGGAGTGCTTTTTGTGAAGGATTTGCTTCCTCATATTGATAAAGAAGAATTTGACTGGGCGTCTTTAATTAGAGAAGCTTTTTTTGTCCCAGAGAATAAAAAACTGGATAATCTATTGAAAGATTTTCAAAGCCTAAAAAGCCATTTGGCAATTGTGGTTGATGAATATGGCGGAACATCAGGATTAGTTTCTTTAGAAGATGTAATTGAGGAAATTGTAGGTGATATTAGTGATGAGTTTGATGATGAAAACCTAAACTTTTCACAGATTGATGATAATAATTTTCTTTTTGAAGGAAAGATAAACCTGAAAGATTTCTATAGAATTGTAGATGTTGACGAAGATGTTTTTGAATCTCATAAAGGAGAAGCAGAAACACTTGCGGGATTTATTCTAGAGATTTTAGGTAATTTTCCGAAAAAAGACCAAAAAGTGCCTTTTGAAAACTGTGTTTTTACAGTAGAAACAGTAGATAAAAAGCGCGTAAAACAAATAAAAGTAACAATTAATAAAAATGCTTAA
- the gldD gene encoding gliding motility lipoprotein GldD translates to MLNKIFSITAILLALTIVSCKNDVVPKPASFLRLDYPEAKYMNFENNCPFAFEMNEDAVIKGEKECGFAITYPKMKATIYLTYKPVNGNIDKLLRDAQKLTYEHVIKADDILEQPYLNPQKKVYGMFYQVDGNAATNSQFYVTDSTKHFLIGSMYFYAKPNFDSIMPAASYVKNDMQRLMETLKWK, encoded by the coding sequence ATGCTTAATAAAATATTTTCCATAACAGCAATTTTACTTGCATTAACGATTGTAAGCTGTAAAAATGATGTTGTGCCAAAGCCGGCAAGTTTTCTGCGATTAGATTATCCGGAAGCAAAATACATGAATTTTGAAAATAACTGTCCGTTTGCTTTTGAAATGAATGAAGATGCAGTTATTAAAGGAGAAAAAGAATGTGGTTTTGCGATTACTTATCCAAAGATGAAAGCAACGATTTATTTAACTTATAAGCCTGTAAACGGCAATATAGATAAGTTGTTGAGAGATGCTCAAAAATTGACGTATGAACACGTTATTAAAGCCGATGATATTTTAGAACAGCCTTATTTAAATCCGCAGAAAAAGGTTTATGGAATGTTTTACCAAGTTGATGGAAACGCAGCAACAAATTCTCAGTTTTACGTTACCGACAGTACCAAACACTTTTTAATTGGTTCGATGTATTTTTACGCAAAACCAAACTTTGACTCGATTATGCCAGCTGCGAGTTATGTTAAGAACGATATGCAGCGTTTGATGGAAACATTGAAGTGGAAATAA
- a CDS encoding DMT family transporter, whose amino-acid sequence MNWIALIIAGIFEIGWPLGMKMAQQPENNKFVWIFTAVLSMVISGSLLFYSQKTIPIGTAYAVWTGIGAVGTLLVGILFFGDSSNILRLLSASLIVAGIIGLKIF is encoded by the coding sequence ATGAATTGGATTGCTTTAATTATCGCTGGAATATTTGAAATTGGCTGGCCTTTAGGAATGAAAATGGCTCAACAGCCAGAGAACAATAAATTTGTCTGGATATTTACTGCTGTTTTATCAATGGTTATTAGTGGGAGCTTATTGTTTTACTCACAAAAAACAATTCCAATAGGCACCGCTTATGCCGTTTGGACAGGCATTGGAGCAGTTGGCACACTATTAGTTGGAATATTATTTTTTGGCGATTCATCCAACATTCTTAGACTTTTATCTGCTTCTTTAATTGTTGCAGGAATCATAGGCTTAAAAATATTTTAA
- a CDS encoding Crp/Fnr family transcriptional regulator, translating to MKSEQAHITNPLIEQFRKYGHLSDEAIKEINLRTKYFLKKKNEHFLKEGQNISSYFVISKGLIRVYFHRNEKEVNAWFGEENQIFGSILPIYANKPSFENIQFLEDSEIYAISVNDLNELYRIYPELNLIGRKIAEEVCIILEERTMSLHTESAAERYETLIRLQPNLLNRFNLGHIASYLGITQETLSRIRKP from the coding sequence ATGAAATCAGAACAAGCTCATATTACCAATCCGCTTATTGAGCAATTCAGAAAATATGGACATCTTAGTGATGAAGCCATAAAAGAGATTAATCTGAGGACAAAATATTTTCTTAAAAAGAAAAATGAACATTTTTTAAAGGAAGGTCAAAATATATCCAGTTATTTTGTGATTTCAAAAGGATTAATACGCGTCTATTTTCACAGAAATGAAAAAGAAGTGAATGCCTGGTTTGGAGAAGAAAATCAGATTTTTGGTTCCATATTACCTATTTATGCTAACAAGCCTTCATTTGAAAATATTCAGTTTCTTGAAGATTCAGAAATATATGCGATCTCTGTAAATGACTTAAATGAATTATATCGAATCTACCCTGAATTAAATTTAATTGGCAGGAAAATAGCCGAAGAAGTTTGTATCATTCTTGAAGAAAGAACGATGTCATTACATACAGAATCAGCTGCAGAACGTTATGAGACATTAATAAGGCTGCAACCCAACCTCCTTAATCGCTTTAATCTCGGACATATTGCATCCTATTTAGGAATTACTCAAGAAACTTTAAGCAGAATCCGAAAACCATAA
- a CDS encoding heavy-metal-associated domain-containing protein: MKISKILIAATIAGLVLVGCKKEEDKSLQVVNAEKSAPKERKPIAAENLQTASFTIDGMTCAVGCAKTIEEELANLDGVDKATVDFDKKTATVSFDKTVQNPESLTKVVQETGDGKTYKVSNFKS, translated from the coding sequence ATGAAAATTTCAAAAATCTTAATCGCCGCAACAATCGCTGGTTTAGTATTGGTTGGCTGTAAAAAAGAAGAAGATAAAAGTCTTCAGGTTGTAAATGCAGAAAAAAGCGCTCCAAAAGAACGCAAACCAATTGCTGCTGAAAACCTTCAAACAGCAAGTTTTACAATCGACGGAATGACTTGTGCTGTTGGATGTGCGAAAACAATCGAAGAAGAGTTAGCCAATCTTGACGGTGTAGACAAAGCAACTGTAGATTTTGATAAAAAAACAGCAACCGTAAGTTTTGACAAAACAGTTCAAAATCCAGAATCTTTAACAAAAGTGGTTCAAGAAACTGGAGACGGAAAAACATATAAAGTTTCGAATTTTAAATCTTAA
- a CDS encoding DMT family transporter produces the protein METKQLKWLYLAILSLIWGSSFILIKKGLIGLTAIQVGSFRIIFAALFLLIIGFNSLRKISRRQWKYVAITSFFGTFMPAYLFAIAETQVNSSIVAILNSLTPLNTLVLGILAFGIQFQKRQVLGVFVGLVGCLLLVLSGDSSGGTQNYLYVLLVVIATLSYAINVNLIKKYLHDLNSISITTGNFAVLFLPALIILSTTDISQKIHFVETQHSIFFVMILGVLGTGIANILFFKLIQMSSPVFATSVTYLIPIVAFFWGLLDNEMLTPIQSVGAFVILIGVYLSAKK, from the coding sequence ATGGAAACAAAACAGTTAAAATGGCTGTATTTAGCGATTCTCTCTCTTATCTGGGGAAGTTCTTTTATTTTGATAAAAAAGGGATTAATCGGATTGACTGCGATCCAAGTTGGTTCATTCCGAATCATTTTTGCAGCTTTATTTTTATTGATTATCGGTTTTAATAGTTTAAGAAAAATTTCCCGCCGCCAATGGAAATATGTTGCCATAACTTCTTTCTTCGGAACTTTTATGCCTGCTTATCTTTTTGCGATTGCAGAAACGCAAGTGAATAGTTCGATTGTAGCTATTTTAAATTCGCTGACACCTTTAAATACATTAGTTTTAGGGATATTAGCTTTTGGAATTCAGTTTCAGAAAAGACAGGTTTTAGGAGTGTTTGTTGGTCTTGTAGGTTGTCTGTTGCTGGTTTTAAGCGGAGATTCTTCGGGAGGAACTCAAAACTATCTGTATGTATTATTGGTTGTAATTGCAACGCTTAGTTATGCCATTAATGTGAATTTGATTAAAAAATACCTTCACGATTTAAATTCGATAAGTATTACAACGGGAAATTTTGCAGTGCTTTTTCTGCCTGCATTAATCATTTTAAGTACGACTGATATCAGTCAGAAAATACATTTTGTAGAAACCCAGCATTCGATATTTTTTGTCATGATTTTAGGTGTTTTAGGAACAGGAATCGCTAATATTCTTTTCTTTAAATTAATTCAGATGTCATCGCCTGTATTCGCGACTTCTGTAACTTATTTGATTCCGATTGTTGCTTTTTTCTGGGGATTATTAGACAATGAAATGCTGACGCCGATTCAGTCGGTTGGTGCTTTTGTTATTTTGATTGGGGTTTATTTGTCAGCTAAGAAATAA
- a CDS encoding M16 family metallopeptidase — protein MKKIYTFLILLFLTGIMQAQDRPQPKPGNAPVVNIKKPQTFVLANGMKVLIVENHKLPRVSFTLTLDNAPFTEGNKKGVDELTSSLIGNGTKKTTKEAFNEEIDFYGANINFTSQGAYASSLSKYSGRVLELLAEGSLQPNFTQTEFDKEKAKLLEGLKADEKSVPAISNRVVDVLAFGKNHPNGEYLSEETVKNVTLEDVQNNYNIHFVPENAYLVIIGDIKFKETKASVEKLFSKWKKQSAPKNTYPDPVNPSKLQIDFVDVPNAVQSEISLVNTVNLKMSDPDFFPAVIANQILGGDFNSYLNMNLREQHAWTYGASSNIGSGKYVTKFKANSAVRNTVTDSAVVQFIKEIKRIRTERVDPEVLRNVKAGYIGRFVMQVEKPQAVARYALNIETEKLPADFYEKYIQTINNVTADDIYRVANKYFLLDNMRVVIVGKGSDVLSGLEKLQIPISYFDKYGNPAEKPSTKKEAPKDLTAKTVFENYIKAIGGEKAVSAVKTLYMNGSTTIPQAPTPLTFTSKLDSKGKMMVSLSMGTMNLMKQVVNEKGAYIEQQGQRKDLQGEDLAEMKANAAPFEELQLVKRTDLKVEGIEPINGSDAYVIKDGKTTYYYDVKSGLKTAESKLREQGGKSATQITNFNDYKEVKGVKVPFNLIQNVGFELDIKMSDIKINEGVSEKDFL, from the coding sequence ATGAAAAAAATATATACTTTTTTAATCCTTTTATTCCTAACTGGAATTATGCAAGCACAAGATCGTCCACAACCCAAACCAGGAAACGCCCCAGTAGTCAACATCAAAAAACCGCAGACTTTTGTTTTGGCAAACGGCATGAAAGTTTTGATTGTTGAAAATCATAAATTACCAAGAGTAAGTTTTACGCTTACTTTAGATAATGCACCATTTACCGAAGGCAACAAAAAAGGTGTTGACGAATTAACCAGCAGTTTAATTGGAAACGGAACTAAAAAAACAACCAAAGAAGCTTTCAATGAAGAAATTGACTTTTATGGAGCCAATATAAATTTCACTTCACAAGGTGCATACGCTAGTTCATTATCCAAATATTCTGGACGCGTTTTAGAGCTTTTGGCCGAAGGTTCTTTACAGCCCAATTTTACTCAAACTGAATTTGACAAAGAAAAAGCGAAATTACTTGAAGGATTAAAAGCTGACGAAAAAAGTGTTCCTGCAATTTCAAATAGAGTTGTTGATGTATTAGCGTTTGGAAAAAATCATCCAAACGGAGAATATCTTTCTGAAGAAACTGTGAAAAATGTGACATTAGAAGATGTTCAAAACAACTATAATATTCATTTTGTTCCAGAAAATGCTTATTTAGTAATTATTGGAGACATTAAATTTAAAGAAACAAAGGCTTCAGTTGAAAAATTATTCAGCAAATGGAAAAAACAAAGCGCCCCAAAAAACACTTATCCTGATCCAGTTAACCCTTCGAAATTACAAATTGATTTTGTAGATGTTCCAAACGCAGTTCAATCTGAAATTTCATTGGTAAATACCGTCAATTTAAAAATGAGCGATCCAGATTTTTTTCCTGCTGTAATTGCAAACCAAATTTTGGGAGGTGATTTCAACAGTTATCTAAACATGAATTTACGCGAACAACACGCTTGGACTTATGGTGCAAGCTCAAACATTGGAAGCGGAAAATATGTGACTAAATTCAAAGCTAATTCGGCTGTTAGAAACACAGTTACAGACAGCGCGGTTGTTCAGTTTATTAAAGAAATTAAAAGAATTCGCACTGAAAGAGTAGATCCAGAAGTTTTAAGAAATGTAAAAGCAGGTTATATTGGAAGATTTGTAATGCAGGTTGAAAAACCACAGGCTGTTGCTCGTTATGCACTAAACATCGAAACAGAGAAACTTCCAGCAGATTTCTACGAAAAATACATTCAGACGATCAATAATGTCACAGCTGACGATATTTACCGTGTTGCCAACAAATATTTTCTATTGGACAATATGCGAGTTGTAATTGTTGGAAAAGGCTCCGATGTTCTGTCCGGCTTAGAAAAACTTCAAATTCCAATTTCCTATTTCGACAAATACGGAAATCCAGCTGAAAAACCTTCAACTAAAAAAGAAGCTCCAAAAGATTTAACAGCTAAGACGGTTTTTGAAAATTACATCAAAGCAATTGGAGGAGAAAAAGCAGTTTCTGCTGTTAAAACGCTTTACATGAACGGCTCAACCACTATTCCGCAAGCTCCTACTCCATTGACTTTTACATCAAAATTAGATTCAAAAGGGAAAATGATGGTTTCGCTTTCTATGGGAACCATGAATCTAATGAAACAGGTTGTAAACGAAAAAGGCGCTTATATCGAACAGCAAGGCCAGAGAAAAGACCTTCAAGGAGAAGATTTAGCTGAAATGAAAGCAAACGCTGCTCCTTTTGAAGAGTTACAGCTTGTAAAAAGAACCGATCTTAAAGTAGAAGGAATCGAACCAATCAACGGAAGCGATGCTTATGTTATTAAAGACGGCAAAACAACTTATTACTACGATGTTAAATCAGGCCTAAAAACAGCTGAATCTAAACTTCGCGAACAAGGTGGAAAATCAGCGACACAAATCACAAACTTCAATGATTATAAAGAAGTAAAAGGCGTAAAAGTTCCTTTTAATTTAATTCAAAATGTTGGTTTCGAATTAGACATCAAAATGTCTGATATTAAAATCAACGAAGGGGTTTCTGAGAAAGATTTTTTATAA
- a CDS encoding M16 family metallopeptidase, with amino-acid sequence MKKSIMMLSAALMLGGVAHAQKVAFEEYNLDNGLHVILHNDPSAPVVITSVMYHVGSKDERPDRTGFAHFFEHLLFEGTQNIKRGEWMKIVTANGGVNNANTSDDRTYYYEVFPSNSLELGLWMESERLMHPIINKVGVDTQNEVVKEEKRMRYDNQPYGNILAEVKKNMFKNHPYRWTTIGSMKDLDAATLEEFQAFNKKFYTPNNAVLVVAGDFEKAKTKEWIQKYFGPIPRGEEVKKQAFTEEPITQTIKATYEDPNIQIPMIVASYRTPSMKTRDARVLDLISSYLSDGKSSKLYKKIVDDKKMALQIGAVGFSQEDYGTYILYGLPMAPNTTADILKEIDEEIVKIQTDLISEKDYEKLQNKFDNNYVNANASVEGIAENLASYYLLYGDVNLINTEIDIYHSITREEIREVAKKYLNPNQRLILDYIPTPKSQN; translated from the coding sequence ATGAAAAAATCAATAATGATGTTAAGTGCTGCATTAATGCTTGGCGGAGTAGCTCATGCTCAAAAAGTAGCTTTTGAAGAATACAATCTAGACAACGGTCTGCATGTTATTTTACACAACGATCCTTCTGCTCCTGTCGTCATTACATCAGTAATGTATCATGTGGGTTCAAAAGACGAACGTCCTGATAGAACTGGATTTGCACACTTCTTTGAACACTTATTATTTGAAGGAACACAAAACATTAAACGTGGCGAATGGATGAAAATCGTTACTGCAAACGGAGGTGTTAATAACGCGAACACATCTGATGACAGAACGTACTACTATGAAGTTTTTCCTTCCAACAGTTTAGAATTGGGTTTATGGATGGAATCTGAAAGATTAATGCATCCTATTATTAATAAGGTCGGGGTTGACACTCAAAACGAAGTGGTAAAAGAAGAAAAAAGAATGCGTTATGACAACCAGCCGTACGGAAATATCCTGGCAGAGGTTAAGAAAAACATGTTCAAAAATCATCCTTACAGATGGACGACTATTGGATCTATGAAAGATCTGGATGCAGCAACTCTGGAAGAATTCCAAGCTTTTAATAAAAAATTCTATACTCCTAATAATGCCGTTTTAGTGGTTGCTGGAGATTTCGAAAAAGCAAAAACAAAAGAATGGATCCAGAAATACTTCGGGCCAATTCCGAGAGGCGAAGAAGTTAAAAAACAAGCTTTTACTGAAGAACCAATCACACAAACTATTAAAGCTACTTACGAAGACCCTAACATTCAAATACCAATGATTGTGGCTTCATACAGAACGCCTTCAATGAAAACAAGAGATGCTAGAGTTTTAGACTTAATATCTTCTTATTTAAGCGATGGAAAAAGCTCTAAACTTTACAAAAAGATAGTTGATGATAAAAAAATGGCATTACAAATTGGCGCTGTAGGTTTCAGCCAGGAAGATTACGGAACATACATTTTATATGGCCTCCCAATGGCTCCAAATACAACTGCTGATATCTTAAAAGAAATAGACGAAGAAATAGTAAAAATTCAGACTGATCTTATTTCTGAAAAAGATTACGAAAAACTACAAAACAAATTCGATAACAATTATGTAAATGCTAATGCAAGTGTTGAAGGAATTGCCGAAAATCTAGCTTCTTACTACCTGCTTTATGGCGATGTAAATTTAATTAATACAGAAATTGACATTTACCATTCTATAACCAGAGAAGAAATTAGAGAAGTTGCTAAAAAATATTTGAATCCAAATCAGCGCTTAATTTTAGATTATATTCCGACGCCTAAATCTCAAAACTAA
- the rplU gene encoding 50S ribosomal protein L21 translates to MYAIVEIAGQQFKVSKDLKVYVHRLANEEGSKVTFDKVLLLDDNGNVTLGAPAIEGASVEAKVLQHLKGDKVIVFKKKRRKGYKKRNGHRQYLTQIVIEGISAAGGTKKAAAKKAVVAEEVATEEVEAPKAKKAAPKAKKEATKE, encoded by the coding sequence ATGTATGCAATCGTAGAGATAGCAGGGCAACAATTTAAAGTAAGCAAAGACTTAAAGGTTTATGTTCACCGTTTAGCTAATGAAGAAGGTTCAAAAGTTACTTTTGACAAAGTTCTTTTATTAGATGATAATGGAAATGTAACTTTAGGCGCCCCAGCTATAGAAGGTGCTTCAGTAGAAGCTAAAGTGTTACAACACTTAAAAGGTGATAAAGTTATCGTTTTCAAAAAGAAAAGAAGAAAAGGATACAAAAAAAGAAATGGTCACAGACAATATCTTACACAAATTGTAATTGAAGGTATTTCTGCAGCAGGAGGAACTAAAAAAGCAGCAGCTAAAAAAGCAGTTGTAGCAGAAGAAGTAGCTACTGAAGAAGTAGAAGCTCCAAAAGCAAAAAAAGCAGCTCCAAAAGCAAAAAAAGAAGCTACTAAAGAATAA
- the rpmA gene encoding 50S ribosomal protein L27 → MAHKKGVGSSKNGRESESKRLGVKIYGGQAAIAGNIIVRQRGSKHNPGENVYISKDHTLHARVAGVVKFQKKRDNKSYVSIIPFEA, encoded by the coding sequence ATGGCTCACAAGAAAGGTGTCGGTAGTTCGAAGAATGGTAGAGAATCAGAATCAAAACGTCTAGGCGTTAAGATTTATGGTGGACAAGCTGCTATTGCTGGGAACATCATCGTTAGACAAAGAGGTTCAAAACACAATCCAGGTGAAAACGTTTACATCAGTAAAGATCACACTCTTCACGCAAGAGTAGCTGGAGTTGTTAAGTTCCAAAAGAAAAGAGATAACAAATCTTATGTTTCTATTATCCCATTCGAGGCATAA